In the Primulina eburnea isolate SZY01 chromosome 15, ASM2296580v1, whole genome shotgun sequence genome, TGGGAGAGTTAGCATCCTCTCGACAAGGATAACCCAGGAGATAATCGAACCTGGAAGATCACGATCACGTTTATCTGTGAGTGAAATCGCCTCATTTTGAATATCTCTGTTTTGTGTATGTAAACATGTGTTTGTTTGTGCGTCCATTTGTATGGTGGTCGAACTAGGTTCATTCCAGTGTCCCCATTTTTGAGTTTTGCGCAAGAAGACCCagttttgttgttgtttattttcTTCGTTCAAAAGAAGCTGCATTTGTTTTCtgctttttgttttttgtttttaccCTCTTGTTTTGGTTGAATTTTGGAattttgaagttgatttatctaGTCGTGGTAGAATGTTTATTGCGCTTGATTAGGGATATTTTTTGAAGTGTGCAGAAACTGACAAGCATGAAATCGCTATCTGCTAGACTCCGTATAATTCATTGAATCCTATCTTCAATTAGTTTGTGCATAGAAAGTTGCACGTTTCCCATTGAAACTTCGTACTGGAAAATCTGCCGTTAAGTTCACTTCTTTGACGAATTTAACTGGATTCAGAATATGGCgactttttgtgtttttgttacCTTcagatttaaaagaaaaaagaaaactgGTGAATATTTTATCAATATTTGAAAGAAGATTTTTCTAAATTTGAGCTTGAAATGATCAAATTTTGCTTTTGTAACAAATTTCTATACTTTATGTGTCAATAAACCAtacaattttgattttttatagAATTATTATGTGTTTGGTTTGTGCAACTTACATATGATTATGTTAGTATATCAAGGGAAAACAAATTTTAGCTTGGGCAAATAATTTGTTACCATAACTTTCGTGTTTCAAATTTTCTTAATTGTTGTGAAGCAGCATGATACAATTTGTAAGAATATGATCTGAATTTCATAAGTTCTATCATGGGGTGCCTCAAATATTAATGATTGCACCTTTTTCGGCATGCTCTTTTTCATATTAAGAACGGGCTTTCCATCAAGCGCATTTGTCCAGGCTgcataaacaaaattaattgaGGAAGTAGAAGAAAGATCTTTCAATTTTATGAATGTAAGCATGTGCAATATGGATAGAATAAATGATCGATGACACAGGTTCTTGGTCAACGATTTCGGTCATTTTTCGTGGGAATGAGCTTTTCTTAATCTTGTTTGTTACCTTGACAATTAAGGTTCTTAATAGTGCATGCTGTATTGGAAGTCGTATAATGCCATGTTTCATGCACTATGTTGAGATGGGAAAGTACACGTACTTAATCTTGAATGACATTATCACATTACTATATTATCTTTCCTATTATCTCAGAGTTATGGAGCTCGAAGGCAGTGACATTCATATTGACAAGGAGCCAGATGGTGTTATAATATACTCAAATGGTGTCACCCACGATTCATGTTGCACAAATGGTGTCGACGTTGACACAGTGAGTGCTGGTCAAGTTGATGTGGTTCAGCAGTATGAGCTCAATAGTCTGGGCCCGCAGCTTGATGATGTGTTGGACGAATCCACTGAAATAAAGGAATACGAAGTAAAGGAATGCAATGATGAAAAGTTGGTTGAAAATTCCAAATTTTTCCAAGTTGACCAACACGAGCCAAATTTGCCAAGCGAcataaaaatgtttgagaatTCCGCATCATCAGAAGGTCAAAAGGTGGCAGATTGTTATGAGAAGAAAGTTACCAAATCTGCTGGCGGAAGCTGTAAAACTAAATGCACAGTTCCACACCCCTTTGCTCTGGCAACTGAAAAGCGTGCTTCAGGTGGAACTCTTCCGTATGGAGTTGATCTTGACAATATCACTTCTGGAGATAATTTATCTCCTATTCATGCTTCCCAACATCCAACTTCTGCAAAGCACAATCTAGTAAATCTCTTGAACCGATTTTAGATTTTTAGTCCTTTTGaagaataataattgatttgttTTTCATTACTAAAACTTGTACACCTGCATTTTTCTTTCTAttcttcttcttgtttttttccccaaaaaaaGAACTGGTGAGACAGAATGTTTCACTTTCTTGGTTTTGTTGATTTTGCATGACTTTGTAGTTCGTGGTTTCTATCATAAGCTTCTATAAAATGTAAATATTTTGCTTGagaatgctaatgtaatagagAAATCAAATTAGTAGTTTTGACTAGAGATTGAGACTTTTAGTTTCTAAAGCCAGTGTGACGTCAATTTCATTTGCTATTTATTCTCTATCTGTTACAGATAAGCTCGCCTGTTGTACAAAAGAAGCCACTGCAACCTGATAACAAGAAACAACTCGATGAAGAAGATAAGTGTTCTGTTGCCTCACGGTATCCAATTCCACAAAGACTGATTCATTATCTTTCCCTGTTTAAGGTTCTTTCTTATGTAGTGACACTTTCATCTAATTTTCCATAATCAAAGAACAATGGCATCTGCAAGAAAGTCGAGGACAATTGTTGCCTCAGCACCTGTGTTTAAGAGCAGTGAACGCGCTGAGAGGAGGAAGGAGGTTGTTTTCTATCAATTTATTTGTATATGATAATCGTCTTGTATAGAAAAGCCAAACTAGAATGCATGATTCTGATGTTTTTTTAACGTGTGTCTTTTTAGTTCTACTCAAAATTGGAGGAAAAACATCAAGCACTTGAGGCTGAGAAAACTCAATGTGAAGCTAGGACCAAGGTAATTTTACTCTCTGATGAGATGTTGTCAACTGCTACAAGTTTGAAGTTCAAAGTCTCGACTTTTGTAAATGTTATTAAAAGTGCTTTCTGCTCGTTTCTAAGATGCATCCCTTAGTTATATCTCTTCTTAAAACATGTAGGAACAAAAGGACGCTGCGATTAAGCAACTAAGAAAGAATCTGTTGTTCAAGGCAACTCCTATGCCTAGTTTCTACAACGACGGACCACCACCCAAGGTTGAGTTGAAAAAGGTACTGCAGTTTTTAATCATAATTGTGTTATGTGGCTTTCATATCCTCTTTTTGAGGCATTTAATGTTGTAGATGAGAAACAAATATTGACTCATCCATTTTCCTATTTGAAAATCCAGCCACCTCTAACTCGTGCAAAATCGCCGAAGTTGGGTCGAAGGAAGGGATGCTGCATTGCAAAATGTGTAGACAAGGGAACTCAAGAAGCCCATCATGGTTCCACCACCTGCAGAAATAGTCCTCCTATGGCTTCCACAAACAGAAAATTTGGGGTCAATATCCAGAATCGTGCTCCTTCATGCTAAATTAGAGCATAAACATGTTGAAATTGGTGCTTGTTATTGAGCTGTTGTAAGTTATCTAATTAATGGTGGAACTTGTTTGACTTGTTGAGGCCTAAAATTCCTTAGTGTTTGAGCCTTGTAAGTTGTGACTGGTAGTTGCTTTGTTTGGATATACTCATGAACTGAAAAATTCCATTTTAAATTATTGTGTGAAATTGTAAaagaaatatgatttaatttacCCAGATACGTGTTATACTACTACTCAAGTGTCTGTAAATTATATTCCTGTTGTTGTGAAAGGCATTGACTACCTCATGTTTATTGTGTTCTATGATATCTGTACTTACCATTCTCACTACCCCACCGATTAAACTTCTCCATTTTCCACTTCGACAGTACTGTTTTACTCAACTTAtaagtttttaaaatttgtctgataaaagttttttaaaatttttttgtaacagttaaaataaattatttgattGTTTATaagttgttttttaaaaaaattgaggtATATGGacttatttgaaaaaaattattttaagatcTTTAGAAAACCAAGTTATTCTTATTAATTTTATCATATCTCAAATTTACCTCTTACAATAtatcatgaaaaaaaaatttaaaaaccataatattaataattataataaaataatcatttcatATTTACGGTCCTaatcataattattataaaaaaataataatttaaagttGAAATAATAATCACAACAACGATAATAATTTATGACAAAATTAATATTGTATTATTTTATACTATTACGTTTTTTACTTAAttatcatgaaaaaatattataataccAAACACATCAACATATTTAAGCTCCACTAtcttattttattcaaatactttaataacatatttttataataaaatatcgCAGCTTGTAAATTCTTAAAACAATttataacatataaaaatctataaattattttaaataacttCAAACGGTCTTATTCGTGATTTCAGGTTCAGAGCAATTTCGAAACTTGCATCTAGATTAGTGACACTTGCTAGAATCAGACTCTAAATTTTCCGCGAGtatcatatttaattaaaaaatggtCCCTAAATGTTTCCATCACTTCCACTAGAAAATATATGGGATCAGTGCTTCTTATTTTCTTTACCtcagaaaaagaaagatgtAAACGCATGTTTCTTGATTATATCTATGCATTGATTCGTATTAATTCGATCGAACTTTATATTTAAGTTGCTAATTAATTAAAGCATCAAGGACGTGTGACAAACGATATATTTGTGAGTTCTTGTGTCTGAAAAGCATGATACGTTGAAATGTAAAGTGCAACTAACTACCAGCTACCTCTCACCTTTACATCTGTACATATAAAAAGGGTCCAAGAAGACAAAATAAATGGAGACATGAAGAAACAAACACCTCTCTCTTTTTTTACATGGAGTAGTACTACTTGTTGAGGGGAAGGTTGTCTGGTTCGAAACCATTCTTTCACGCGATAAATGTTAACAATCGCATATACTTCaatctttttgaatgatttcGGACCAGGCTTCATTCCCCTCAACATAGAATACTTGCTGTTCCATGCAATTATCATTAGGGCTGGTTTTGCTCAGGCCTTTGACTATTTTTGCTACTACGTACGTACTTTATCCTCGATCCTGAATGGTCATCGATGAACTTGGAATCGCAGGTGAGCCTGTGTTCGTTGTTATTTCTCTTTGTTTGGAATTATTAATGTGAGTAATTCCAACCATTGAAGACTATGAAGGATCACAACACTGTTACTTTGGGCAGCCcatattttatatatacacTGATATTTGGCACAACTTTGTACTCGAAGAACTTTAATTATACTAGATCGTGTCGATTTAGAGACAAGTAGTGCATCGTTTTAGATCTAACCATTTCCTGAGGATGGCAAAAAAATTTGTTAAAgtgaaattttatgtttaatctctttcatgtcaaattttatgtttaatttaCGAAAATTAGAGATTTGCTTCTCAGCTTTTTGAGGTTCGAAAGTTTCTTATAGGAGGAAAGAAAATTAAAGGGATTGTAATACAAAGAagagtgagtttcatgtgagaccgtctcacggatcttaattaaTGAGACATgccaatcctaccgatattcacaataaaaagtaatactcttagcataaaaagtaatactttttcatacatggcccaaataagagatccgtctcacaaatacgactcgtgagacattctcacataagtttttgtctacAAAGAAAAGGAAGATCAAAGACCATTGGtacatattttatttgttgttttttttttaagaaaatcagTCGACAATTCTTTCATATATATTAAAATCCTAACAGGTCCATATTACGTGCTTTTCTAGAATAAATCCCTGATTTTTGAAACCAATTAGGTtcagaataaaaaaaatgaaattcgaTTGGTCTTAATTCTTATTACGCTAAAAAACTCGAATCCAATCAATTTTTCAAAGTGAACTCCTATCCGTCTGgtcaaaattttgttttctttgAAATTTAGTACTCAATGTGAATTGAATATAATACATATATCTTTCTAATATGTCTTTGTTTTCACCAAATGCGTTGGAAAAATGGGATGAAATTAATGTGAAAAAGACGACCTTTTTAACATGCAAAGTCTATTACTGTAAAGTTGGATTTCAGCATTTATGTTGTAATGTCGTTTGACATTTTCTAAGCGATGTTTGAATTCGaatcatatataaaaatttattgcaTTCAATTATCAAACTCCAAAGTTCACGCATATTACGGAGATATATAGTGTTaatttaatcatatcatataattAAGTAATCTTGAACATTGCTGCAAAATAATAAACTTGTTACGAATAATTAGATATTGGATAAGATAatgaaatattaataatatatggataataaattgaaatatattgataatataattattttaattttaattattattaaacttGAATTAAACTCTGAATGAAAAAATCACACCAAATAATGTCTAAATCTAATAAGTATTTTTGAAGAATGACGGAGAAATTATTTTATGGCTTAGCAATAACTTTAAAGTTCAACGCTATAATTGTATGAAAAAATAACGggaaaataacattttatctaggcaaaaacttgtgtgagacggtctcacggatcatatttgtgatacggatctcttatttggattatccatgaaaaagtattatcttttatgctaagagtattactttttattgtgaatatgagtagggctgacccgtctcacatattaagatccgtgagacaggCTCAAATGAAACACATTATTTTATCTAATTGAAGATATTCCATGAATAGCTAAAGCAAACCCATGCATATGACAGTATGATAGGATTCGAAGTGACGTAAGTTGATATTTTTCCGCTCGTATGATTGATTCTCGTGTAGATCATATTTTTCACTGAATTATTATGAAAGTATAATATGAGATCGATGTTTGTTTTCCTCTATTTCAGACTCATGTCTATAATGCGTATTTCTCGATTTACTTTTCCATCTTAGTCAAGTACCTCTTAGCAAGGTTCTAAAAAGCATGAAGTGCTCCGAAGCGCGAATGTCGAGCTCCAAGctttgagtgggtctcatgtgagacgtctcacagatattaatctgtgagacgggtcaacacactacacatattcacaataaaaagtaattctCTTAGgcacttagcataaaaataataatttttcatagatgacccaaataagatatccgtctcacaaatatgacctgtgaagccgtctcatacaagttttgtCTAAAAATGGTTCAATCGATCCGATCGGTCAACCGAATGATCGAaccaaattaataattattaaaattatgtttattttatatagtaaatgaaatagaaatatattaattatttattacttTATAGTTTTTAATAAGCTAAAAATACaacaaatatccaaataaacataaaatttcaaaatcaaaattacCCATGTCCTCTTTAAAATGAGCTCATGCTGAATCATTTTTGCTTCTTAAccaaataaacataaaatttcaaaatcaaaattacCCATGTCCTCTTTAAAATGAGCTCATGCTGGATCATTTTTGCTTCTTAACGAGAACACAGAATTATCTGTGGAACTAGATTGCTGACAACCACTCAGTGGCGAGCCACATTATCTCAAGCTAGGGTAATccgattttttttcaaaaaatttattttaaaattttagattaATTTGATATTAGCCTGGATAATTTTGCTGCGATcaaatgttattattatttctgTAAACTATTTGATCGTACTTCGAAGTATATACGAATCCGAGAATTTTGCTGCGATCAACTGTAGTTCTCGTAATGTGCTAGAAAAATGAAGTATGTATATGGTGACTCATTGGTCAACAATGGCGAGTTGTGTTATTATCCCCCACTCTTTGTcaaataagaaaaatttatgcgcTTCTCTAAAATGTGACATGATTTGTAATATAAATACGTTAAAATCCTTTGTTCGCCGCTTTAAAAAAAAGTAGAATTCCAATCAGTTTTGATGGACTGTTCATTGTAGCTAGTATGCTGTCTCGAGATGATGTTTATTGGTGGATAGCAACGCTGTAATTGAATCGACATTTTATTATTCATGACCTTGATTGTTATAATAACTACTGGCTATGAACTATATATGTTTGCTTGATTGTGAAAAACTATGAATTAGACTCACTGAAATGAATCTCACACAAGAACTGATCGATCATTGATTCCAGATGGGGGACCAAGTAGTATCACAGAAAAGGATCTTCAACACATGTTACTACATCTGCTTTACTGGAAAGATGGGGAAATGACATCGCAAATCTTGACGGAGCGCTCCACATCAAACTTCGCATACCAAGCTTGGCGGCCATGAACCCCAAGGTACTATGAATAATCATGGAAATTTCCTTCTCATGCTTTTTGAAAAAAACTTGAAGGGGTACTTAGTAGTCACCGTCACGTGATGATTAATGAAGATTCTTGTGTCTTAATATGTGGAGAGAATGTTTTCCATTTTTTTCCAACCCGAATAATTATATGATCTACATCTACACCATGATGCTAGATTATTTTTTGTGGAACATTTTGTTTGTAGATGAGTCCAAATGTGTGCCACAGCAAAACATTTTTTGAATATGCGACCACAGAGCTGGTCAGGGATTTTTTTGGGATGACGATTTTCAGGTCCAACCTCTTTCATACTTCAAAATGTTGGAAGAATTGCCTCATACTACGGGGATGATGGTCGTTCACGGGCTTAAGAAGGTTTGTAAGACATACTGAACAACTGCATAACTAAAGTCATCTCTCTCATTTATTTGGGCTTTCACTGAAGTATTTGACATAATGATTTCTTGATTACTCTAGCATATGCAGTTTCCTTTTTTCTGCAGTGACCGTGAATATATACTTGCCACAAAAAAATGGTGTTTAGCAACGTatcaacggcgtgcattaaagcACGCTGCGAATACCACTGTTCGCGACACGCGCTGAAAGTATTTTCGCGCTTTAACATGCCAGGGAAAGTGAATTCCTCGCGTGCTTATGGTCTGTTAAAACATATAGACAAGCTGCAGGTTATGTGCGCTGTAATAATATAGAAAAAATTTCTAAAAGCTACGGGGCATTAACTCGTTAAAATCACGAGGTTCATGCATAACATGTCGCTTATTAGCCATATCCAGCAACTATCCAGCACCATCACACATTCTTAAAAAGATATTCTTCGTATTGGCCTTTAAAAATCGCAAATTGCTGGTTAGAGTGTCGCAATACGACGTATAAACTATAAGACATGTCGGAATCCCAAAAAGCCGTAAATGCATACAATTTTCCGTCCGTCTTTACGACCAAATTAATCATAAATAGGTTTGATGGTTCATTCTAGTTTAATAAGTTGTTTATCTTTGGTTAATGTATTTTTAcgcttatttttttaaattatccaAAGGTGGTCTGGCTTAGGTACAAATTTATTACAGTGGGGCTCTGCCTTGCTTTAGTTCTTCCTTCTGATGTTACTATGACCGTCGGTTATGTGCTCGCTTAGTCTGTCCGTGTCTCTGAATGTCCGGTGCTTGCTTCGACTGCCCGGTGATCTGTCCTGGTCTGTCCGGGTGCTCTGTCCTTGACTGCCTGAGTGCTATGTCTTGGTGGGATGACCCAGGGTCAGACAATCTGCACACACTCAACAAGATAATGTTAGTGGGGGCGCCAGAAGGATTTCCGACGTAAGCCACTCTGACCCTCAAATCAGTACAAGATTTACCAAGTAGATTGAGAATTTATTGAATGCAATATATTGCAATCTTTGTTAAATGAGCAAACCTGAGTATTTATAGGGGAGGAGATGATCTCGATTATATATAGTGCAATTATAATATACTAATAGCTCTAATTACAAATCATATCACATGTACAAGGCATTATTTGGATTCAAATAATTGAAATCCgctatattattttaatcaaagttTCAAGAACAATAATACTGCTCAAACAAATCGCTAAACTTTGATCATGATTAGCAAAATCAAAAGCTAAAAGCATCATACttataacaaaatataaaaataaaattatgtcaGCCATTTAAAATATTGATCCATAAACTAGCTCAAACTTTTTTGAGTGGAAATTATATTAAATCGATTCCAATACCTAAAGATATCATTCACGTGAATCACTACTTTTTGGTCATGATTCACTATCACAATTTATGTAAAATTTCTATTAACTTTTtcgatttattttaataaaaaatggaTACGAAATAattcaataataaaaaaaatactaaaatttaaaattttagttcAAATAGAATaccaataaaattcatgaattttatttCCTTTGTCGACAATAAACAATTGTCTTTGCAACCTGTCGCCTATCAAATAGAAACGTACTCGGATTATATTCAGTAGTCTAATTTTAATTTAGTCACGAGTTGTAACagctacttcgtattcgtcctcactttacgaaaatgattaacccaagttgctaaaGAAGTCTATTGTAAGCCATCATAAactcatttaaatattttatttttaagatgtgggacaagggtttCACACTAGCAATGGTGACGGACATGTCTAATTAGATATTTGTCCAATCAACAAACATTGAAGAGGGCAGACAATTTTTTTTAGGGAGTGGCAGCAGGGGCTGAGCCATTTTGCGCTAGGATGAACTTCAGGctcttattattttttaaaaaataattagttttttttattttattttcagctcatgttacaaaataaaaaatagaacaATCCCACAAAtcacattttattttcagattgaTTGGTTTACTATCTTAGGTATGAAATTATGCGATTTGAAGTAAAATTGACAACGTTTAAATTATGtcaaatatttaattactattatttgagTTATGATAATGTTAACTTATGAGTTATGATGTAGTTTGGATTTGTATTATAAAAATCTATTGTCGcgaattttggaaaaaatttgaaatcgattgaaaattttgacaatTATTAATGTTGCAATTATTATCGGGTTTGTATTACAATATTTCTAGTTAGAATAACGAAAATTGAATAATTGTGAGATTTGGGAAATAAAtatttgttggaattttagATATGATTAGATTTTTCTGGTTAAGTGACTCAGTAGTGAAAAAATAAACACTAACAAGTTAATTTTAAACCAAATGACAATCATCAATCCAGTCTATAAGTGAACAAAATATCAGTTTGAGTCAAAATAATCGATCAAATTGAATTAGTTTGAAAAACTTCACCTTATTTGGAAgtttgattttagttttttaaaatGTCGATTAGTTTGGTTTCGGGTTTCAATTTAAACTATATTTAATCGAACAAACCAgacttttatataaaaaaatttattttattaaattttctaaaaaaaattattaaaatataaatattttaaatttctaataaaaatttattggaCAATATaaccaacttaaaattttatatttatgtaattcaaattttatattatatattttgttagTTAAAATAGTgttctttaaaaatttaaattggcTTAAATATCCAACAAAATAATCGATTCTTTCAATTTGATTTATTCAGTTTTCATAGTAAATTTGGGTCCATTCGACTAATAAAAAAATCGAGTAATTCAATTTTAAAAAGTTCAATTCGATTTTaatcaaatattattattattattattattattattattattattattattattattattattattattattattatccagTTCGATGCAAAACACCCCCAAACAGGGTCGATCCTAACAATATTTGGGCATGAGTCTAACTTTTAAAAAGAGACATCTGAATCATAATGtatgttcatattttttttagttccatagcaatttttcaaattaaatcaatacgtcaaagacaatataaaaaactaaaggaataaaaatatcaaacatgtccaaaaTGATCACTAAAAAACAACCCGCCTAACAGTTTTAGAGCTAAAAATACTAATCAAGTCTGTATAATCAAGTTGTTCAGTAATTTCTTTCTCAATCGCTAACATATGCAATCCATTCAATCTTTCTCGTGACATGGTTGATCGGAGAAAAGTTTTGATGCGCTTTATCTTTGAGAAAATTCGCtctgcacttgctactgtgacCGGG is a window encoding:
- the LOC140815148 gene encoding protein WVD2-like 3, giving the protein MELEGSDIHIDKEPDGVIIYSNGVTHDSCCTNGVDVDTVSAGQVDVVQQYELNSLGPQLDDVLDESTEIKEYEVKECNDEKLVENSKFFQVDQHEPNLPSDIKMFENSASSEGQKVADCYEKKVTKSAGGSCKTKCTVPHPFALATEKRASGGTLPYGVDLDNITSGDNLSPIHASQHPTSAKHNLISSPVVQKKPLQPDNKKQLDEEDKCSVASRTMASARKSRTIVASAPVFKSSERAERRKEFYSKLEEKHQALEAEKTQCEARTKEQKDAAIKQLRKNLLFKATPMPSFYNDGPPPKVELKKPPLTRAKSPKLGRRKGCCIAKCVDKGTQEAHHGSTTCRNSPPMASTNRKFGVNIQNRAPSC